Proteins encoded by one window of Sphingosinicella sp. BN140058:
- a CDS encoding TSUP family transporter, whose amino-acid sequence MHLGPDLVAFLMAAAFVAGFIDAVAGGGGLITLPALLASGVPPLAALATNKLQSSFGTATAFFTFARAGHVDLRRFAVPTAASFGGAALGAFTVQRVDPSFLAGFIPLLLIAMAIYFLIGPRMREEDRHTHIGAVGLFLFCAGIGFYDGFFGPGTGSFFTTMLVALAGLGVVRAVAHTKLLNLASNLAALLAMIIGGHVLWLLGLAMAAASIAGGKVGAHAAMRFGGRAVRPLLVLMCLALTVKLLADPANPLRNALGSWLR is encoded by the coding sequence GCGGCTGCCTTCGTCGCCGGCTTCATCGACGCGGTCGCCGGCGGCGGCGGGCTGATCACGCTGCCGGCGCTGCTCGCTTCGGGCGTGCCGCCGCTTGCGGCGCTCGCCACCAACAAGCTGCAGAGCAGTTTCGGAACGGCGACCGCCTTCTTCACCTTCGCCCGCGCCGGCCATGTCGATCTGCGCCGGTTCGCGGTGCCGACGGCGGCATCGTTCGGTGGCGCGGCGCTCGGCGCGTTCACCGTGCAGCGGGTCGATCCGTCCTTCCTCGCCGGGTTCATTCCGCTGCTGCTGATCGCGATGGCGATCTACTTCCTGATCGGCCCCAGGATGCGCGAGGAGGATCGGCATACCCATATCGGCGCGGTGGGCCTGTTCCTCTTCTGCGCCGGTATCGGCTTCTACGACGGCTTCTTCGGGCCGGGGACCGGATCCTTTTTCACCACGATGCTGGTCGCTTTGGCCGGACTCGGCGTCGTCCGCGCCGTCGCCCACACCAAGTTGTTGAATCTCGCAAGCAATCTCGCGGCCCTGCTGGCGATGATCATCGGCGGCCATGTGCTGTGGCTGCTCGGCCTGGCGATGGCGGCGGCAAGCATCGCCGGCGGCAAGGTTGGCGCCCATGCGGCGATGCGCTTCGGCGGCCGCGCGGTGCGGCCGTTGCTGGTACTGATGTGCCTGGCGCTGACCGTGAAGCTGCTCGCCGACCCCGCCAATCCTCTGCGAAATGCGCTGGGCAGCTGGCTGCGCTGA